CGAAGAGTGCCCCAGGTGTGGGTGTTCCAGGCGTTCACCGCGATGGCGTTACCGAAGCGCGTGGTGAGCAGCAGGAGCAACTTCCTCCTCTCATTCTCCGGCTTTCCCACCACGGCAGCTCCGCCCCCACCGGCGGGAACGCTTCGTGTGGCGCTGCAGCTCCTCAGCTACCGAGGGAGACAGATCCACCGTCCGGATCTTCTTCCCCTTCGGCATATCGAAGTCGACCGCCCACGTCAGGGCCCAAAAGGGGGCGAGCACACAGGACCTGGCACCGTGGGGCAAGCCGAGCTCCGAGATGCACATCCTGTCGAACGCGAACGGATGGCCCGTTCTCGTCGGCATCTCGGCCGACAACACCCACGACAGCGAAGGGCTGAAGCCCATGGTCGAGGGTCACCCAACGAGACCCGACCCCACTTCACACCCCAGCGCCTGCACGCGGACAGGGCCTACGACCTCGCCGGACCTCCGGAAACGGCTACGAGGCAAACGTATCGGAGTGCGGATCGCGCGCACAGGCATCGAATCAAGCGAACGACAAGGGCCGCCGACGGTGGGTGATCGAACGCACGATGTCGTGGCTCTCCGGCTACCGCAGACTCAGCCCCCGCTACGAGCACTATCCCCGAGAGCTCCTGGCCTCTCTCGGCCTCGCCGCCGCCCTCTGCTGCTACCAGCGACTCGTCCGCCTCACCACGTAGGACACGGTCCTAGTCGGGCGGTGTCTCGGCGGCGAGCTGGTTGTTGCGGTCGATCTCCGGCATATGTGTCTCGGCCCAGACCCGCAAGGCGGAGAGCGGTACTTCGAGGGAGAGGCCGAGCCCGGTGAGCCTGTAGTGGACGGCGGGCGGCACGGTGTGTTCCACGCGGCGCCCGGCCAGGCCGTCGCGGACCAGGCTCTGGAGAGTGACGGACAGCATCTTCTGTGAGATGCCCGGGATGCGGCGCCGCAGTTCCGCGAAACGAACCTCGTCCGGCGCCTCCTCGGCCAGCACCTTGACCACCATCGATGTCCACTTGGTGCCGATCCGGCCGAGCAACTGGCGGGTCGGGCAGCGCGGATCCAGCAGATCACCACGCTCACCGGGCCGCCCGCCGGGTTCGCCGGACCTCGATGCGGTCACCCGGAGCTCACCACCTGAAAGGAAAGTGCCGTCTTGGGCTGACCAGGATAGTTCCCTAGCGTGACCTGGTCACCCTTTCTCACCGCATACCTGGAGCCCCCATGCCCGAACTGCGACGCGTCCTCGCCAACGGTGTCGAACTGAATGTCGCCCTCGCCGGGTCGGGCCCGGCAGTCCTGCTGCTGCACGGCTTCCCCCACACCTGGGAGCTCTGGACGGACGTCATGGCCGACCTGTCCGGCCACTACCGGGTCATAGCGCCGGATCTGCGCGGGTTCGGCGCCAGCAGTCGGCCCGCCACCGGGTACGAAGCGGGCACCCTGGCCGAGGACATCGCAGCGCTTCTCACCACGCTCGGCGAGTCCTCGGCAGCGGTGGTGGCCATCGACGCGGGCACCGCCCCGGCCTTCCTCCTCGCCCTGCGCCGCCCCGGTCTCGTCCGGCGCCTGGTCGCCATGGAGTCCGTTCTGGGCAGGCTGCCCGGCGCCGAAGACTTCCTCGCCGACGGGCCGCCGTGGTGGTTCGGCTTCCATTCCGCGGAGCCCGGCCTCGCCGAGACCGTTCTGGAGGGCCGCGAGGCCGCCTACATCGACTGGTTCCTGCGCGCCGGCACGCTCGGCGACGGGGTACGCCCCGCTCTCCGGGACGCCTTCGTCCGCGCCTACACCGGCCGCCAAGCGTTGAGCGGCGCGTTCTCGTACTACCGGGCCCTGCCCGAGAGTGCGGTACAGATCGAGCAGGCGGTCGCCACCGCCCGCCTCACGGTGCCCACGATGGCGCTGGGCGCCCGGCCTGTCGGTGCCGCGCTGGAACGCCAACTCCGTCCGGTCACCGACGATCTCACCGGACACGTCATCGATGACTGCGGCCACATCATCCCGCTGCACCGGCCGCGCGCCCTGCTCACGCTGCTGCATCCCTTTCTGGCCGGTGAGGACACGAAAGCAGCGTGACCGGAGTGGGGACAGACATGCGATACACGCTTTGAAGAGCGTCTCAATTCGTCCGGGGTGTTTCGTCAGTCGCCCAAGGTCAGCGGATTGAGGTCACGCCGGGAGGCGTGTGAGGAACCGCTTGTGGAGTGCGATGTGTTCGGCCCCCAACTGCTGAGCGACCCGCATGGCCCTTGCTGACCGATCTCTCCAGAGCTTCGGATCAGAAGGTAGCGGCCGCGGTGTGGGCATCACGGCCGCACCACAAGCGCACCAGATCGAGCAGGGAACAGCGGGGTACCACGGTGTGAACCGTTCCGCGTTCGACGAGGCCGGCCCTGTCTTGACCGTTCGTTCAGGTCAATAGCCACATCAGCCTCAGCTGATCGCAGCTTCCCAAGCTGATGGTTCACCTTTGGACCCGTAACGATCAGGCATCGGGTCTGCCCATATCCGTCGGCATCTCCGGGGCCGACCTGCACGACAGCCAGGCCCAGATCCCGCTGGTGGGGGTATCCCGCCGATCCGCTCACGCCGTGGACGCCGACGGCGCAAGCCTGGAAAACTCCACGCCGACAAGGGGTACGGCTACGCCCACCTGCGGCAGTGGTTACGCGAACGCGGCATCACCCACCGCATCGCCCGCAAGGAGCCGAATCCTCGCAACGACTGGTCCG
This DNA window, taken from Streptomyces griseus subsp. griseus, encodes the following:
- a CDS encoding winged helix-turn-helix transcriptional regulator, whose translation is MTASRSGEPGGRPGERGDLLDPRCPTRQLLGRIGTKWTSMVVKVLAEEAPDEVRFAELRRRIPGISQKMLSVTLQSLVRDGLAGRRVEHTVPPAVHYRLTGLGLSLEVPLSALRVWAETHMPEIDRNNQLAAETPPD
- a CDS encoding alpha/beta fold hydrolase translates to MPELRRVLANGVELNVALAGSGPAVLLLHGFPHTWELWTDVMADLSGHYRVIAPDLRGFGASSRPATGYEAGTLAEDIAALLTTLGESSAAVVAIDAGTAPAFLLALRRPGLVRRLVAMESVLGRLPGAEDFLADGPPWWFGFHSAEPGLAETVLEGREAAYIDWFLRAGTLGDGVRPALRDAFVRAYTGRQALSGAFSYYRALPESAVQIEQAVATARLTVPTMALGARPVGAALERQLRPVTDDLTGHVIDDCGHIIPLHRPRALLTLLHPFLAGEDTKAA